In Sporosarcina sp. PTS2304, a genomic segment contains:
- the dapA gene encoding 4-hydroxy-tetrahydrodipicolinate synthase: protein MNFGQIVTAMVTPFDEQENIDFEATRQLINHLIDNGSDALVVAGTTGESPTLTASEKVELFQFTVEVVAGRVPVIAGTGSNNTRESIELTKQAEMAGVDGIMLVTPYYNKPCQEGLYQHFKTIAETTALPVMLYNIPGRSAVNMEPDTIIRLANVPNIVTVKEASGDLDAMADIIERAPEGFSLYSGDDGLTLPVLAIGGVGIVSVSAHVIGNEMQSMITNFKNGNLAQAAKEHRQLLPIIKAMFSAPNPSPVKTALNLQGVAVGGVRLPIVALREDQVESLKLVLPASEEASFKVV, encoded by the coding sequence ATGAACTTTGGACAAATCGTAACAGCTATGGTAACACCTTTTGATGAACAGGAAAATATTGACTTCGAGGCTACTCGTCAGTTAATCAATCACTTAATAGACAATGGATCAGATGCACTTGTCGTAGCAGGTACTACTGGAGAATCCCCTACCTTGACTGCTAGTGAAAAGGTGGAATTATTCCAATTCACTGTAGAAGTCGTAGCAGGCAGAGTCCCTGTCATTGCTGGGACAGGCTCGAACAACACAAGAGAATCTATCGAACTAACGAAGCAAGCAGAAATGGCAGGAGTAGACGGCATCATGCTCGTCACACCTTACTACAATAAGCCTTGCCAAGAAGGCTTATATCAGCACTTTAAAACAATCGCAGAAACGACAGCACTGCCTGTCATGTTATACAATATTCCAGGACGTAGTGCCGTCAACATGGAGCCTGACACAATTATTCGACTGGCAAATGTGCCGAATATCGTAACAGTAAAGGAAGCAAGTGGTGATCTTGACGCTATGGCTGATATTATCGAACGTGCACCCGAAGGCTTTTCTTTATACAGCGGTGATGACGGTTTGACACTTCCTGTTCTTGCGATCGGCGGTGTTGGCATCGTGTCTGTAAGTGCACATGTCATTGGGAATGAAATGCAGTCAATGATTACAAATTTTAAAAATGGCAATCTTGCGCAAGCAGCGAAAGAACATCGTCAGTTATTACCGATTATAAAAGCGATGTTCTCAGCGCCCAATCCATCTCCTGTTAAAACGGCCTTGAATTTGCAAGGTGTGGCAGTTGGTGGTGTACGCTTGCCGATCGTCGCGTTACGAGAAGATCAAGTAGAATCGCTGAAGCTAGTACTGCCTGCAAGTGAAGAAGCTAGTTTTAAGGTAGTTTAA
- a CDS encoding transglycosylase domain-containing protein encodes MSDHINSRTARRQQKGTIQKKPNRKMPQGLFKKILMAIVLFGLAVLIGGASLFAYYASTAPDLDEELLKDPLTSNFLTKDGEVFLKFGTEKREFVPYDEIPEQMKNAILATEDIRFFKHGGVDFYRLGGAVLANFRSGFGSQGASTLTQQVIKNSFLKDEKTLKRKAQEAWLAHKLEKEYTKEEIFEMYFNKVLMSGNRYGFGTGASYFFGKKLNELELPEMAMLAGMPQYPNGYNPFKYPERAEKRRNIVLTLMNRHGKISTEEMEAAKKVPVTSTLLAEDERETFSKYPAYVDAVLDELEEAGYSDLLAEGVTVQTALDPKAQEAVEQAINDPSYYESEDMQAGMTVLDTKKGTIVALGGGRNYSGRNLNFAEQKRQPGSVIKPILAYGPAIEYLDWSTGQKVVDEPYKYKGMDKSINNADGRFLGTLTMRQALYYSRNVPAVKTFEKVGGKDAKAFASKLGLSYDEISAGNALGGGKAQFSTVEMAGAYAAFGNGGIYTKPHAVTKITLRDGKTVKNLRPDPVTAMKDSTAYMITDVLREVLTSYGTAEKAAISGMDVAGKTGTTNYSADTMREKNMKSHYVPDTWFTGYTTEYTISTWGGYADYKTPITTYDYGRHVPQNLFKAVMTSIASEPGEFVQPDSVEEAAIVKGSDPIVLASSFTSSSIVSNELFVRGTLPAKQAIPEKVSIPSPSKLSAQFDANSNSVVLNWNYKASKKYNSLGSPSFNVSVSIDGGAYQSITSTYDQQAVFSGTEYGKTYTFSVTATMGGYTSGSATATLSLAGSSSPEIDDPSVEEPDIDPEEPIEQPDQPDDTDDENDSGQNDSDNDGQDPSTNQGQDGQNNQDNQGNQNNQGNSGNSNNQGNQGQGNQGNQGQNQNTPSSDAPPEENN; translated from the coding sequence ATGAGTGATCATATAAACTCAAGAACCGCAAGAAGACAACAAAAAGGCACAATACAAAAAAAACCTAATAGGAAAATGCCACAAGGTTTATTCAAGAAAATCTTGATGGCTATTGTACTATTTGGTTTGGCAGTGTTAATAGGCGGTGCGTCATTATTTGCGTATTATGCGAGTACGGCGCCTGATTTAGATGAAGAATTGTTAAAAGATCCATTGACTTCTAACTTTTTAACGAAAGATGGAGAGGTGTTTTTGAAGTTCGGAACAGAAAAAAGAGAGTTTGTTCCTTATGATGAAATACCCGAACAGATGAAGAATGCTATTTTAGCTACAGAAGACATTCGGTTCTTTAAGCATGGCGGAGTGGATTTCTACCGTCTGGGCGGCGCGGTATTAGCTAACTTCCGCAGTGGATTCGGCTCTCAGGGAGCTTCGACGCTGACACAGCAAGTAATCAAAAACTCGTTCTTAAAAGACGAAAAGACGTTGAAGCGTAAAGCGCAAGAAGCGTGGCTTGCCCATAAACTCGAAAAAGAATATACAAAAGAAGAAATTTTTGAAATGTATTTCAATAAAGTTCTAATGTCGGGCAATCGATACGGCTTCGGCACAGGGGCAAGTTACTTCTTTGGTAAAAAGCTCAATGAACTGGAACTTCCTGAGATGGCCATGTTAGCAGGTATGCCACAATATCCGAATGGCTACAATCCGTTTAAATATCCGGAGCGCGCAGAAAAACGCAGAAATATTGTCTTAACCTTAATGAATCGTCATGGGAAAATTTCTACTGAAGAGATGGAAGCAGCGAAAAAAGTACCTGTTACCTCCACTTTATTGGCAGAAGATGAACGAGAAACATTCAGTAAGTACCCCGCGTATGTGGATGCTGTGTTAGATGAATTGGAAGAAGCAGGATATTCCGATCTGCTAGCGGAAGGAGTCACTGTACAAACAGCACTCGATCCAAAAGCACAGGAAGCAGTAGAACAGGCGATTAATGATCCGAGCTATTATGAATCAGAAGATATGCAGGCAGGTATGACAGTGCTGGATACGAAAAAAGGAACAATTGTCGCACTTGGCGGAGGTCGAAACTATTCGGGACGGAACTTAAACTTCGCAGAACAAAAACGACAGCCAGGATCAGTGATTAAGCCTATTCTCGCTTATGGTCCGGCGATTGAATACCTCGACTGGTCTACAGGACAAAAAGTAGTAGATGAACCGTACAAATATAAAGGAATGGATAAGTCAATCAATAACGCAGACGGCAGATTCCTAGGAACGTTAACGATGCGTCAAGCGTTGTATTACTCCAGAAACGTTCCTGCAGTCAAAACGTTTGAAAAAGTAGGCGGCAAAGATGCAAAAGCTTTCGCTTCCAAACTTGGATTATCTTACGATGAAATTAGCGCTGGAAATGCGTTAGGTGGCGGAAAAGCCCAGTTTTCTACTGTTGAAATGGCTGGTGCTTATGCGGCATTTGGTAATGGCGGAATTTATACGAAACCGCACGCTGTGACAAAAATCACATTGCGCGACGGAAAAACAGTGAAAAATCTGCGTCCCGATCCTGTCACAGCGATGAAAGACTCTACAGCGTACATGATTACAGATGTATTACGTGAAGTATTGACATCTTACGGTACAGCGGAAAAAGCGGCGATTAGTGGTATGGATGTTGCCGGCAAAACTGGTACAACGAACTATTCTGCTGATACGATGCGTGAAAAAAATATGAAGAGTCACTATGTACCCGATACGTGGTTCACGGGCTATACGACAGAGTATACGATCTCTACATGGGGTGGATATGCTGATTACAAGACACCTATTACAACATACGATTACGGACGACATGTACCGCAAAATTTATTTAAAGCAGTGATGACGTCTATTGCGAGTGAGCCAGGCGAATTCGTCCAACCGGATTCAGTGGAGGAAGCGGCTATCGTAAAAGGTAGTGATCCAATTGTTTTGGCTAGTTCATTTACATCTAGCAGTATCGTCAGCAATGAGCTATTTGTCAGAGGTACACTACCAGCAAAACAAGCGATACCAGAGAAAGTCTCTATTCCTAGTCCGAGTAAGTTATCAGCGCAATTCGATGCGAACTCCAATTCAGTAGTATTAAACTGGAACTATAAAGCGTCAAAAAAATACAATAGTTTAGGAAGTCCTTCGTTCAATGTAAGTGTGTCGATTGACGGAGGTGCTTATCAAAGCATTACAAGCACATATGATCAACAAGCCGTTTTCTCCGGTACTGAATACGGCAAAACGTATACATTCTCAGTTACTGCTACGATGGGCGGGTATACAAGCGGCTCCGCGACAGCGACTTTATCGTTGGCAGGATCTAGTTCACCCGAAATTGATGATCCATCTGTAGAAGAACCAGACATCGATCCGGAAGAGCCGATAGAACAACCAGACCAACCGGATGACACTGACGATGAGAATGATTCTGGACAAAACGACTCAGATAATGATGGGCAAGATCCTTCCACTAACCAAGGACAGGACGGTCAAAACAACCAAGACAATCAAGGAAACCAAAATAATCAAGGGAATTCAGGGAATTCAAACAATCAGGGCAATCAAGGGCAAGGCAATCAAGGAAACCAAGGACAAAACCAAAACACACCTTCTTCCGATGCGCCACCTGAAGAAAACAATTAA
- a CDS encoding YppE family protein, with protein MSRIEDTKTLLAICDECEERFYTMRETDHVPDFFSEVKPYADRSHQAIAKWADEMKQWITKCKPRYVHAVQVDSLKDSMTQFVVQSFYKETGKKRYILSINAARYTLKTVLDAMADEEREGANE; from the coding sequence ATGAGCCGGATAGAAGATACGAAAACGTTGCTAGCGATTTGTGATGAGTGTGAAGAACGTTTTTACACGATGCGTGAGACTGATCATGTACCAGACTTTTTTAGTGAAGTGAAACCATATGCAGATAGAAGCCATCAAGCGATTGCCAAATGGGCGGATGAGATGAAACAGTGGATTACGAAATGTAAACCGCGTTATGTTCATGCTGTGCAAGTGGATTCATTGAAAGATTCCATGACGCAGTTTGTCGTGCAATCGTTTTATAAAGAGACCGGAAAAAAACGGTATATTTTATCGATTAATGCGGCGCGTTATACATTAAAAACAGTGCTAGATGCGATGGCAGATGAAGAAAGGGAAGGTGCGAATGAATAA
- a CDS encoding conserved phage C-terminal domain-containing protein — MKLLIDENPLQLLPSLVHQVGMNGAVFLQQLHFRSLVSKNIREGHKWVYNTYEEWTEEFTFWSPTTIRRIIYDLEKKEILLSTSSYNKMKIDNTKWYRIDYSKIHCCAVAKEQMVHSQWTSAPVTSEQVDLSITDKPITKELKINKNKDIVETNLDAVQHIINYLNEKAYKQFKANTVATKKEVNARIAEGYTIDDFKRVIDHKVSQWLNDSKFRSYLRPSTLFHPINFENYLNECLDVKPVVSRRPLRPPVLDFTRGER; from the coding sequence TTGAAATTACTAATCGATGAAAACCCACTACAATTATTACCGTCATTAGTTCATCAAGTAGGGATGAATGGAGCAGTTTTTTTACAGCAACTTCATTTCCGTTCGCTAGTTTCAAAAAATATACGAGAAGGGCATAAATGGGTATATAACACTTATGAAGAGTGGACGGAAGAGTTTACTTTCTGGTCACCTACTACGATTCGACGAATTATTTATGATCTTGAGAAAAAAGAAATTCTACTCTCTACGTCATCATATAATAAAATGAAAATTGACAATACCAAATGGTACCGAATCGATTATTCGAAAATCCATTGCTGTGCTGTCGCAAAAGAGCAGATGGTTCACTCGCAATGGACAAGTGCACCTGTCACTTCTGAACAAGTGGATCTGTCTATAACCGACAAGCCAATAACCAAAGAACTTAAAATAAATAAAAATAAAGATATTGTCGAGACAAATCTCGACGCAGTGCAGCATATAATTAATTATTTAAATGAAAAAGCCTACAAGCAATTCAAAGCGAATACAGTGGCTACGAAAAAGGAAGTAAATGCGCGTATAGCGGAGGGCTATACAATAGATGATTTTAAACGAGTGATTGACCACAAAGTATCCCAGTGGTTGAATGACTCCAAATTTCGTTCGTATTTACGCCCATCGACGTTGTTTCATCCGATAAACTTCGAGAACTATTTGAATGAGTGTTTAGATGTAAAGCCAGTAGTGTCAAGGCGACCTCTTCGTCCACCAGTGTTAGATTTTACTAGAGGAGAGAGATAA
- a CDS encoding DEAD/DEAH box helicase, with the protein MNKPNIPDIIQQLFADPRFGSNIAYIETLKEQPAVIAEFPPSLHPSIKKALATKGITALYSHQREAFDTVSEGHSITAITPTASGKSLCYHLPVLQSILENPSSRALYLFPTKALAQDQLSDLHELIEASGEAILSHTYDGDTAPGLRTKVRKSGHIILTNPDMLHSAILPHHTKWISLFENLKYIVVDELHTYKGVFGSHVAHVLRRLQRICRFYGSDPIFICTSATISNAKELADNLTNKNMVLIDKNGAPRGKKHFVFYNPPIVHEVFGIRRSAVLEVRDLGAFLYQQHIQTIIFARSRVRVEMLVTYMKELTKKKLFDETVMGYRGGYLPSERRKIESGLKNGDIRTVVSTNALELGIDIGQLQACIMTGYPGNIASALQQAGRAGRRQEDALIIYVAQSMPLDQYIIKHPSYLLGQQPEEIHIHPDNMLILMDHLKCASFELPFSSTENYGEFEVQELLAFLQSEGVLLQTSDKWHWMTDRFPAGDISLRSASQENVIIIDQTFPKETRVIGEMDRFSAMTLLHEEAIYLHQGIQYQVEKLDWEEKKAYVTVVDVDYFTDANLAVELKVISEDKRIDEDERILAYGDLAVLAIPTIFKKIKFDTHDNIGSGPISLPAEEMHTSGTWLTFDVPEGWEKSELTDAMTAAAYAIQSLIPLFIKCDRGDIHVVPQVKAIHTGMPTFYVYDSYPGGIGLSEKIYGRWDEVLKLATEHIAECHCESGCPICIGAQETGQTQNKANARDLLSDLAR; encoded by the coding sequence ATGAATAAGCCGAACATACCTGATATTATTCAACAACTATTTGCCGATCCTCGATTTGGTTCAAATATTGCATATATCGAGACGTTGAAAGAACAGCCGGCTGTCATTGCGGAGTTTCCTCCCAGTTTGCATCCGTCTATTAAAAAAGCACTAGCAACGAAAGGGATTACAGCGCTTTATAGTCACCAGCGAGAAGCGTTTGATACAGTGAGTGAAGGACATTCAATTACAGCTATTACACCGACTGCATCGGGTAAATCTCTTTGCTATCACTTACCCGTATTGCAGTCTATTTTAGAAAATCCATCATCGCGTGCATTGTATTTATTTCCGACGAAAGCATTGGCACAAGACCAATTATCGGACTTACATGAATTGATTGAAGCGAGTGGCGAGGCGATTTTAAGCCATACGTATGATGGGGATACCGCCCCTGGACTGCGGACAAAAGTGCGAAAGTCAGGACATATTATTTTAACGAATCCTGATATGTTGCACTCTGCTATTTTACCACACCATACGAAATGGATTTCATTGTTCGAGAATTTGAAGTACATCGTGGTAGACGAATTGCATACGTATAAAGGAGTGTTTGGTAGCCACGTGGCACATGTGTTACGCCGTCTACAGCGGATTTGTCGTTTTTACGGTAGTGATCCGATTTTCATTTGTACATCCGCTACCATTTCAAATGCTAAGGAACTAGCGGATAATTTAACGAATAAAAATATGGTACTCATTGATAAAAACGGAGCCCCACGAGGGAAGAAACATTTTGTTTTTTATAATCCACCTATTGTGCATGAAGTCTTCGGAATTCGTAGAAGTGCAGTGCTCGAAGTAAGGGACTTAGGCGCTTTCCTCTATCAACAACATATACAGACCATCATTTTTGCGCGCAGTCGGGTGCGGGTGGAAATGCTCGTGACGTATATGAAGGAATTGACGAAGAAAAAACTTTTCGATGAAACAGTAATGGGTTATCGCGGTGGCTACCTTCCGTCTGAACGAAGGAAGATCGAAAGTGGTTTAAAAAATGGAGACATCCGAACAGTCGTCAGTACAAATGCGCTTGAACTCGGTATCGATATCGGTCAATTGCAAGCGTGCATTATGACAGGTTACCCGGGAAATATTGCAAGCGCGTTGCAACAAGCTGGTCGTGCAGGGCGTAGGCAAGAAGATGCGTTAATAATTTACGTAGCACAATCGATGCCTCTCGACCAATACATTATTAAGCACCCGTCTTACTTGCTCGGTCAACAGCCGGAAGAAATTCACATTCATCCGGACAATATGTTGATTTTAATGGATCATTTAAAATGTGCATCCTTTGAATTACCGTTTAGTTCTACGGAAAACTATGGAGAATTTGAAGTGCAGGAATTGTTGGCATTTTTGCAGAGTGAAGGTGTGTTATTACAAACTTCTGATAAATGGCATTGGATGACCGACCGTTTTCCGGCAGGTGACATCAGTTTACGCTCTGCTTCACAAGAAAATGTCATTATCATCGATCAGACATTTCCAAAAGAAACGCGTGTCATTGGAGAAATGGATCGTTTTAGCGCAATGACGCTACTACATGAAGAGGCGATTTATTTACACCAAGGAATCCAATATCAAGTAGAGAAACTGGATTGGGAAGAGAAAAAAGCCTATGTCACGGTTGTCGACGTTGATTATTTCACCGATGCTAATTTGGCGGTTGAATTAAAAGTGATTAGTGAAGATAAAAGAATTGATGAAGATGAACGAATTCTCGCTTATGGAGATTTAGCTGTACTTGCGATTCCAACTATTTTTAAGAAGATTAAGTTCGACACGCATGACAATATCGGCTCAGGACCGATTTCATTGCCTGCGGAGGAAATGCATACATCCGGCACGTGGTTGACTTTCGATGTCCCGGAAGGCTGGGAAAAGTCGGAATTAACGGACGCGATGACAGCTGCGGCTTACGCGATACAATCGCTGATCCCATTGTTCATCAAATGTGATCGGGGAGATATACACGTCGTTCCTCAAGTGAAGGCGATTCACACAGGCATGCCGACATTTTACGTGTACGATAGCTATCCAGGCGGTATTGGGCTGAGCGAAAAAATTTATGGACGCTGGGATGAAGTTTTAAAGCTTGCTACAGAACATATAGCAGAATGTCATTGTGAGTCAGGTTGTCCAATTTGCATCGGTGCTCAGGAAACAGGACAAACACAAAATAAAGCAAATGCCAGAGATTTGTTGAGTGATTTAGCTAGATGA
- the recU gene encoding Holliday junction resolvase RecU produces MAIRYPNGKKYNPSVPATTKKSYDFSFSNRGKSLEDELNDTNEYYLAHGLAVIHKKPVPVQIVNVRYPARSAAVITEAYFRTPSTTDYNGVWKGYYVDFEAKETKNKTSLPLQNIHLHQVQHMKQVHDQSGLAFFIVHFSLLDRYFLLPFDAFIPLWKRMEDGGRKSITLAEIEDRSIEIMTGFQPRLDYLQAVEQWVQQNNANSERQERK; encoded by the coding sequence TTGGCGATTCGTTATCCTAACGGCAAAAAATACAATCCTTCCGTACCTGCCACGACGAAAAAGTCCTATGATTTTTCATTCAGCAACCGCGGGAAGTCTTTGGAAGACGAACTTAACGATACAAACGAATACTATTTAGCTCATGGGCTAGCTGTCATCCATAAAAAGCCTGTGCCCGTTCAAATTGTCAATGTACGGTATCCGGCAAGAAGTGCTGCAGTTATTACAGAAGCTTACTTTCGAACACCTTCTACTACCGACTATAACGGTGTTTGGAAAGGGTATTATGTAGACTTTGAAGCGAAAGAGACGAAAAACAAAACTTCATTGCCATTGCAAAATATTCATTTGCATCAAGTGCAACATATGAAGCAAGTACATGACCAATCAGGACTTGCTTTTTTTATCGTCCATTTCAGTTTACTCGATCGGTACTTTTTATTACCTTTCGATGCATTTATTCCGTTATGGAAACGTATGGAAGATGGAGGGAGAAAGTCTATTACACTAGCTGAAATTGAAGACCGATCCATTGAGATTATGACAGGGTTTCAACCGCGGTTAGATTATTTACAGGCAGTCGAGCAATGGGTTCAACAGAATAATGCAAACAGTGAAAGGCAGGAACGTAAATGA